The following is a genomic window from Halobacterium sp. R2-5.
CGCCGGAACCGGCCGCCGCAGGGCAGTCTGCGCCGGGGTCGCCGCGAGTGCGCGGAGGCGTGCCGCGACGTGAGCTAACGGCGCGAGACTCCTCGCGCAGAGCGACCCCTACTGCCGCTCGGGCGGCAGGTCGTCGAATCGCTCGCCGAGCGTCGGCACGCGGTCGGCGGACTCGATGACGGAGAACTCACCGCTGGACTCGAGCACGACAGCGTCGACCTCGCTCGTGTCCGCGAACCCCTTCTTGCGGACGGCCGCGTGGATTTCGGACTTCGTCACGCGCTCGCTGCGGAGCTCGCCTTCGACGAAGTCGTCCTGGAAGTACACCAGTGCCGGGGGGTTAGTTACGCCGCGCTGGACGCCCGGCCACCGAACCTGCACCCACGTGACGATGTACTGGAGGGCGATGAGCAGCGCGAACGCCGCGAGCGCCTCCGCGAGCGCGACCCGTCGCGCCGTGAGCGCGCGGCCGAACACGGAGCCGATAGCGACGGTGACGATGAAGTCGAACGCGTTCATGTCCGAGAGCGTCCGGCTCCCGGACAGACGGAGGAACGTGATGAGCGCGACGTACATCGCGACGCCGACGACGACGATGCGAACGATAGGCGTCGAACCGCCGAAGTAGAAGGTTGGGCTACTCATTGTTGACGGGGGGCCAGTACCAGGCGTCGGCGCGCACGGCGCCGAGGAGCGTCCGGCGGCGCTCGCCGAGGTCGTCGACGGCGGCCGCGAACTCCCCGTCGTCGACCGTGGGAATGCCCGCCCGGCGGAGTCGGTCGAGGTCCGGCGGCTTCGGCGCCTCCTCGGCCGGTTCGATGAACGCGTTGTCCAGCGTCTCGGTGTAGTTCTTCGCGGCGCTGCGGCCGCTCTCCACGAGCGCCTCGTTGAGCCGGTCGTCCTCCGGCACGCCGAATCGCAGCAGCGTCAGCGCCTCGTCGAAGACCGCGACCGCCATCGGCGAGGACTTCGACGCCTCGTCGCTGTGGTAGTAGTGCAGAATCGGGTACGCCTTGTGCTGGGCCGCGAGCGTGTCCAGGTCGGACGCCAGCGAGTTCACCGGGAGTTCGAGCGGGCGGAAGCCGTCGTCTCCCCACCCGGTCTCCACGACGTCCTCGCCGTCCTCCCCGAGTCCCGAGACGCTGCTGGCGAACGAACGCTTCTCGACGACTGCGCTGAGCACGGACAGCACGTACGAGACCGCCATCGTCACCGACAGCATCCCGGTGGCGGTGGTCAGCGACGCGGCGAACTCCCACAGCGCGGTCGACGGGTAGTAGTCGCCGTTCCCCATGGTGAACATCGAGTACGCGACGAAGTAGCTCCGGTTCGCCCACGTAACCGGGCTGTCGCCCCGGGAGTAGACGAGCGCGCTCTCGGCGCCGCCGAACACGAGCGTCCACCCGACCCAGATGAGTCCGACCCACACGACGAGCGTCAGCACGAGAATGAGCGGGCCGGCGAGGCTGAGCGACCGCGAATCCCCGTCACCGACCGTCCGGAGGGCGTGCCAGGCGGCCGTCGACAGCCGCGCGGACAGCGGGCCGGCGCCGCCGTCGACCCAGAGCGCGGTCCAGAGCATGTCCACGAGGGTGACGACGAGCACGACGACACCGACGACGAGGAACGCGAGATTCATGGCTGTGACCGAGTACGCGGGCTCGCCGCAGTGGCGTCACGCGCCACGCTCGACGCGTCAAGCAGCGCGAGCGGCGCCGAGAGCGACGCTATCGTGCGCTCGACGACTGGACAGTGAGTCGACATCTGCTGCGGACTACGACGCTTAGAGCAAAAAGCGCGAGACTGGCGACTGCAAGCCCGCCTAGACTTCCTCGTTCGGAGTGGTCCGGGGCGAGGCCTCCGGCCGGGTGAGCGTCGCGACGTCCGTCTCGAACCGGGTGGCCTGTTCGAGGCGAATCCGGCGCGCCTCGCTCTCGCTGACCTGCTTCGGGCCGGCGATCTTCGGGGACAGCGGATCGTACGCCGAGCTGTCGAAGCCGAGCCGGTCGAGGTACTCCCGAACGGGTGTCGGCTCCAGCCCGAAGTTGATGGCCGCCCTGCTCAGCCCGCACAGCGTCGGGTACTCCGGGACGCCGATGTGGTCGTCGTAGACGCCGGGGGCGCCGACTTCCACGGGCTTGTCCTCGGTCTCTTCGACGAGGCGCCGGACGTCCGTCGCGAGCTGCAGGACCTCCGAGGGGAGCGCCGCGTCGGGCGCGCGCCACTCCACGGTCGGCTGGCACTCCCGCAGCCGGACCGGGTTCAACACGGTGTCCTCGGGTTCGAAGTGCTCCTCGACGGTCCCCGGCGAGACGCCGCGCTCCGCGGCCAGGGCCTTGAACGACTCGTACGCGTCGTCGACCCGCCGCCGCCACTCGCCGAGCGAGTCCGCGTACTTCCAGAGCTCGCAGAACTCGTGGAAGTCCGCGCCGCACTTCCGCCGGTAGGCGTGCGCTCGCGCCGACGACCGGACGCCCTCGCCGCAGTAGTACGGGGACGTGCTCACGAGCGCGAGCGCCGGGTCGACGGCCGTCAGCAGGTTCAGTTGTTCGAGCGGATCGCCCTTCTCGAAGTGGACGTGCGTGCCCGCGCAGTTCTTCGCGCTCCGCACGCCGTCGCCGTAGATTCGCTCGAACAGCCGGCCGCGCTCGGTGTCCGCGTCCGCCGCCGCCGCCGTCAGCGGCGTGCCCAGCGGAACGAGGTGCTGGTCGCGGATCTCTGCCTTCCGGATGGCCGCGCGGAGGACTTCCTGCAGGTCGCGCCGGAGCGCCGCCTCCGACGCCCGCGGTTCGGTCTGCGCTTCCAGCAGCGGGGGAACGAATTCGGGTTCGATACGGTCGTGTGCGTCGGCGACGTGTCTCCCGTCGCTCAAGTTACCGTACTGGTCGACGACCCAGAGCTCTAACTCGACTCCCGTGGTAAGTGTCATGGGTGTGTGTTGTCCGCAGTTGACCGGCTCACCGCCCTCACAGCGGAAGGTGACGGCCACGGCGGTTTTGCGCGCTCCCTACATGTGCAGCCTCTTTACGTGGGGTCGGCAACGGACTCCGACGATCGTTCCCCACAAAAGGCGAGACGGCGTCGTCGTGGCGCGGACACGTGTCGCGGGAAGGGAACGTCGGCGGGGTCAGTTCACTTCGGCGAGCGGGAAGTCCGCCGAGACCACGTTCGAGATCATCGCCCGATGGGCCCGCGAGAGCCGCTCGGAGAGCGCCTGGTGGGTGACGTCGAACTCGTCGGCGAGCTCCTCCAGCGTGACCCCGCGCGGGATGTCGTAGAACCCGCGCTGGAGCGCCGTCTCCAGAGTGACGTACTGCTTCTGGCTGAGGCCGTACTGCCGCGAGCGCACCGCGACGGTCGGGTCGTAGATCGACTCGATTTCGACGGGGACGCCGCAGTCCCGGCAGTTCTCGTACCAGTCGCCCATCGCGTCCCGCTCGGCGAACAGCACGCGGAACGACCACTCGCCGTCGAACGCCTGCGTCCGCAGCGTGGTGCCGTGGTTCCAGAACAGCTCCCGGAGGCGGTCGGCGGTCTCCTCCGTCCACTCGACGCGGTAGACACACTCGTTCTCGAGGGTCGCCAGCGGGGTGACGTCCGCGATGGTGTCGTCCGCCCGGAGCACCGGCCCGATGTCGTCGTCGCCGCCCTCGAACGCCAGCACCGGCATGACGTCGTCCGGCTCCGTCGTCACGGTGCGCATCACGTCGACCCGAATCCCCGGGATGGTGTCGAGCGTGTCGCTGAGCGCGAGTTCCTCGGCCGGCACGGCGACTTCGACGATAGACGTCATCGCTTTCCCTCCCCCGTCGTCGACGTCGTCGAGACTGGGCGGCGGTTCAGTGTAGCGCGCGAACCCGGTCCCAGCCCGCGTACGGTACTCCTCCTCGTGGCTCCTCTCAGTGTGTCCATTGTTCAGCCCTGCGGGGTTCCAGCTACCCGCGCTACGTTCAATGTTATTTGGCGGTGATTCGCAGGAAAGGCCGCGCTACACTGCGGTTTCGGCCGCTACTAGACCGTCCGTACAACCGTCAAACACGCTGCGTGCGCAAGTAAGGTCCCCCTGTGAGTGACGCGACTCCGCCGCGAGAGGCCGTCAGACGCCACCGGGCCGTGAACTAACACAACCGTCTTTCGGGTGGTCGCCGTACGTCCACGTATGACATCTGACGACGAGCCGCGAGAGGCCAGCACGAGCGGCGACGAGAACAACCGCGAGCAGGGCGTCGTGCTCGGCGACCTCGACGACGCTCTGGAGAGCCACGACTACCCGGTCTCGTCGTCGGAACTCGTCGACGAGTACGGCGACTGCGAGATCGAGATGTCGGGCGGCTCCCAGCGCCTCGAGGAGGTCCTCGGCCTCCTCGACGAGGACGAACAGGAGTTCCAGGACCCGGAGTCGGCCCGCCAGATGATCTACAGTCTCGTCGGCACGGAGGGGATCGGCCGCGAAAACTACAGCGACCGCGGCGGGGACACGCCCGAGGAAGGCGACGTCGCCTACGAAGACGAGTCGTTCTGAGCCAGCACCAGCTTGATACACGTCGGCGTAGTATCAGGACACATGGAAAACCCCGATAGCGACGCTCCCGAGACCGTCAGCATGGAGACCGGCGACACGGTGTACGACACCCGCGGCCACATCATCGGCATGATTAGCGAGTTCACCGACGAGGGGTTCACCGTCGAGTTCATCGACGCCGGGCCGACTGTCGAGGAAGACGAGCAGACCGGCGAGCCCGAGAACCACGGCGACGAGGACGAGGAAGACATCCCGGGCAAGGAGTTCGGGGAGGGCTACCTGATGTGGCGCTGCGAGGACTGCGGCGAGATGGGCGAACTCGAGGACAGCATCCCGGAGGAGTGCCCGAACTGCGGCGCGCCGAAAGAACACATCCACCAGGCCCAGGAGGACTGAGCGCCGCACTCCCGCTGTCTTCGGCTACGTTCGCACCGGGTACCGCCGCTTGAACTTGTGGATGTAGCCGTAGGCCCGCTGGAGCACGCGCTGGAACTGCCCGTCGCGAATCCGGGGCTCCACGCGGCCGTCGCGTATCGCGTCGACGACCGACTCGGGGGTCAGCGCGTCGGCGTGGATGCGCGTGTAGGCCCGCCCCGCCTCGAACGGGAAGTGGGCGTCGCTGCCCGCGACGACGGGGAGTCCGAGTCGCTCCCCGAGGTCCCGAATCTGCTGGAGGTTCCCGGGGTGTTTGCCGCTGACCTCGACGGCGTCGAAGTCGACGCCGCTCTCGTGGACGCTGCCGTGCCGGTAGGGGTGGGGGACGATGGCCGCGCAGTCCGCGGCGTGCGCGACGTCCACGACCTCGCCCGGCGTGAGCTCCCGAGGCCGCGTCCGCGAGGGCGGATCGGGTCCCACGACGAGCACGTGGCCCTGCGTCGTGGACACCTCGATGCCCGGGATGAAGAGGGGACGCCCCGAGGTCCGGCCGACGTCCGCGTAGTAGTCGTGGTTCGTCAGCGCCACCCCGTCGATGCCCCGCCGCCGGCTCGCCACCCCGAGAAGCTCCGCGCCGATCGGGTCGTAAGCCGTCGGCTCGCCCTCCCACGAGTGGAAGAACCGCGTGTGGGCGTGGAGGTCAACGTCGAACGCCCGACTACTCCCGCCATCGTTCCCCGTCATGGTCCCCTGGGTGCAGGCTCGTAGCCGTCGCCGACCGCCACCTCCAGCACGCCCGGGTCCGCGTGCATCGACAGCGACCGCCGCTGGACGATTTCGCCGTCGAGGCTGAACCGGGTCACCTCCGGGTCCCGCAGCGTGACTTCGAGCGCCGGCGCCTGGAACCGCTCGACGTGCTCGGAGTCCCGGCCGAACAGCTTCCCGGCGACCGCGTCACCCATCAAGTCGAGCTTCCCCACGTCCTCCACGACGGTCAGGTCGAGCAGGCCGTCCTCGGCGTTCGCGGGCGTCTCTCCGCCCGTGACGAACCGCCGCGTGTTCCCGACCAGCACCAGCATCGCGTCGCCGGCCCACGCGGTCGACTCCCGGCCGTTCTCGTAGACGTCGACTGCCAGCGGCAGCGAGTCGAACTCCGCGACCGAGCGCAGCGTCGTGACGACGTACGCCAGCACCCCCAGCCGGCGCTTCAGGTCGTCGGAAGTGTCGCCGCTGGACTCCGCGGTCAGTCCCGCGATACAGGAGTTCACGAACAGGTGTTCGTCCGTCCGCGCGATGTCGATGCGCCGGCGCTCCCCGAGCTCCACGGCGTCGAACGCCTCGTCGATGCCCGTCACGCCGATGTGCTTCGCGAAACTGTTGCCCGTGCCGACCGGGACCACCGCGAACGTGACGCTGTCCAAGGCGTCGGCGTCGTCGATGCCGCGCAGCACCTCGTTTACGGTGCCGTCTCCGCCCGCCGCGACGACGGTCGACGCGCCCGCGCTCGCGGCGTCCCGGGCGAACTCCACGGCGTCGCCCGCGCTCGCCGTCTCGCGCAGCGCGTACCCCAGCTGATTTGCGTGATTGCGAACGTCCTCGACGTGCTGTCCGTCCCCGCTGTTCGGATTGACGATGACGACCGTCTCCGGCGAGTCGGCTGACATTGTGAAACTGGCTCCGCCCAGAGCGAGCCACAGCGCGCTCGGCCGCTCCGGGACGGTCGGCTCTACTGCTTCGACGGCGGGCACGACCTTCGTTATAGAGAGTGTACGCGGCGTCCGCCGGCGGAACGGAGACGCACACTTTTCGGCGAATCCGACGACCACCTAGTCGTGGCCAGCGCACCAGACCCCGCGGAGATTTTCGACCGTTCGGTCGACGAGGGCGAGCGGCGGCTCACGCAGTCGACCGGTGAGCTCGCCGCGACGAGCTTCATCGCCGGGTTCACCGTCGTCGTCGGCATCGCCGCGCTCGGCGTCACGCACGCGATGGTCGACGGGGAGGTCGCGCGCATCGCCGGCGCGCTCGCGTTCGCCCCCGCGCTCGTGTTCCTCGTCGTCGGGCGGACCGAGCTGTTCAACGAGAACTTCTTCGACCCGACCGCCGCGGCCGTCGACTCCGACGACGGGTGGCTCGTCCGGCCGCTCCTCCGACTCTGGGTGTTCACGTTCGTCTTCAACTTCATCGGCGGCGCGCTGCTCGCCGCGTTCGTCGCCATCGAGGGCGCGCTCCCCGCCGGCTCCGCGGAAGCGCTCGCGACCGTCGGGGCGGAGATCGCTCACCGCGAGGCTCACGGCGTGTTCGGCAGCGCGGTCCTCGGCGGCACCATCGTCGCGATGCTGTCTTTCCTCCTACAGGCCGTCGACTCCTCGGGCAGCCGCATCGCGCTCTCGTTCATGGTCGGCTTCCTGCTCGCGCTCGGGCCGTTCGACCACGTCGTCGTCACCGGCCTCCACCTCCTGTTCGGGATGCTGTTCGGTGCCGCCATCGGCTACGGCGAACTCGTCACGACCACGGCCGTCTCGCTCGCGGGCAACGTCGTCGGCGGGCTCGGTCTCGTGACAGTCTCGCACGTCGAACAGGTGCGGGGCGCCCGCGACTCCGAGCTCTGAGTCAGGCTTCCGCGAGCCACGACGCCTCGATCTCACGCAGCGAATCGCCGAGCTTTCGCGCCTCGTAGCCGAAGATGTCGGCGTACCCGCACTCGGACATCAGAACCGGGTAGAAGTCGTCCTCCGCGACGAGGTCCTCGTCGTCGACGCGCGCGAACACGGTGCCCCGCGGCACGAGCTCGAAGTTCTCCACGTACAGCTCCGCGTCCGCGCCGATAGGCTTCGGGACTGCCCCCGTCATGTGGTAGAATCGCGGGGAGCTCCTCGGTGGGCTGCCCGGCAGCGCGCCGACCCGCCGCAGGAACGCCAGCGCCTGCCGTTCGGCGGCCGCAGCGGCCGCGTCCGTGCCCTGGATGCCGACCTCGATCTCGACCACGCAGCCACACGAGGTCACCGTCCCCTCGTTGACGCCCGAGTGGTCGACGACGTGCCGGACCGGCAGCTTCGACGCGAGTTCGTACTCGGCGGGCTGGGAGCGGTGGACGAGCGCGAACGGCTCCGGGCAGGAGTGCGTGCCGTGTATCGACAGCGTCACCAGCGAATCGAGCACGTCGCAGAGCTCGTCCGCGAGTCGGTGCTCGCGGTCGCCGTCCGGGTCTCCCGGGAACACCCGGTTGAGGTCCGAATCGAGGAATCGCCGGTCGGCCGCGACCGCCGCCGGATTCGCGACGACGAACGCCACGCCGCGCTGGAGGTCCAGGTCCGCCTCGCGGAGCCGCTCGACGGCGCGGACGCCACTCGGCTCGTCCCCGTGGATGCCGCCGACGACCGCCACCTCGGGTTCACCCGGGCCCGCGACGGTCACCTCCGGCGGTACGTACTCGTCGGTCATAGTGCTCGAAGAAGGGGACACGCCCCCAGTACGGGCCGTCAGAGGAAGAACGTGACGATGGCCAGCACCACGAAGATGATGACCAGCCACTTCGCGATGCTCATGCTCAGGCCGGCGATGCCGCGCGCCCCGAGCACGGCCGCAACCAACGCGAGAACGAGGAACAGAATTGCCAGCCCGATGAGGTCACCCCCGAACTGGAGCGGCGTGAACTGTCCGAGCAACGTGGTGATTCCCGCGTCCATCACGGCCGACGGTGTGAGCGCCATACTCTCACGACGACGTCCGAACACTTTGTTAACACACACGTACGCGCCGGAATCCCGGGGTTACTCGGGACCGTCGACCGTAAACCGCCCCCGCAAATCGTACTCTGGCGCCGGACTGATGGTGATGCCGGCGTCCTCCAGCCGGGATTTCACCGCGCGGGAGAACGCGGAGCGGGCGTCGAGAACATCGCCCGGGCGCGGGCGCTCCAGCCAGTAGTGGACGCGAATAACGACCACGCCTTCGGCGAGATTGTCGACGTACGCGCTCGGTGCCGGCGAGTCCAGCACGCTGTCGAGCCCCGCGGCGGCCGCCGCGACGTGACGAACCGCCTCGTCGACGTCGTCGTCGTAGTCGATTTCGACCCGTTCGACGATGCGCTGCTCGGCACGCCCGTACGGTCGGACGATGGCGTCGCTGGTCAGCTGCGTGTTCGGTACCGTGACGAGCTCGCCGTCGACGGTCTCGATACGGGTCGCGCGCAGCTGTATCGAGCGCACGACGCCCTCGTAGTCGCCCCACTCGATGTAGTCGCCGACGCTGAACTCCGGGTCGAGGACGAGCACGAGGCCGCTGACCAGCGACCCGATGACCGATTGCGCGGCGATGCCGATGGCGAGCGTACCCGCGGCCACGACGAGCGCGGAGTCCCCGAGCGCGTCACCGTAGCCCGCGAGGCTCGCGCCGACGACGCCCGCGACGAGGAACACGACGAGCCGGACGTACCGCTGCAGTGCGTCCTGAATGGTGGGGTTGTTCTGGTTTCGGTGTCGGACCACGCGGCCGATCAGCGGCTCCACGACGAACCACCCGAGCGCCGCGGTGACGAGGAACCCCGCGAGGAACCACGCGACGTGGACCGCGAGCGGCCACACGTCGACGAGCTCGTCGGGACCGACCTCGGATGTCGTGGTGACCGGCGTCGAGGCGACCGCGAGGACGTCGCCGAACATGACAGTCACTCCACTCCCTGATATCGCCCGCGAGCCAATGTTATGCGGGCCGTACGCGCGCAAGCGCTGCTCCGCGCCGGTAAACCTACACACGGTTCTATACGTCTCGCTCCCGTACTCGAAGCCATGACCAACGAGGAGGTCACTCGACTGCTTCGGAAGGCGTACGGTGACGAAATCGAGACCGTGATGAACTATCTCTCGAACTCGATCGCGCTCGACGGCGTGCGCGCCGAGGAGATCAAGGAGTCCCTCCAGGCGGACATCCAGGAGGAACTCGGACACGCGGAGGAGCTCGGCGAACGCCTCAAGCAGTTCGACCAGCTCCCCCCGGGCTCCATGGCGTTCGAAGCCCACCAGGAGTCCCTCCAGCCGCCCGAGGACACCACCGACGTCCCCTCGGTCATCGACGGCGTCATCGAGGCCGAGGAGGACGCCATCGAGACGTACCGCGAGCTCATCGACGCCGCCGAAGACGCGAACGACCCCGTCACGGAGGACCTCGCCGTCACGATCCTCGGCGACGAGGAAGCCCACCGCGCGGAGTTCCGCGGCTTCCGCAAGGAGTACAGCCAGGACTAGTCGGTTTCGCGCTCCTTTTGCCGGCGGCGGCCATCAGCGGAGGACATGAACGTCGCT
Proteins encoded in this region:
- a CDS encoding YetF domain-containing protein — its product is MSSPTFYFGGSTPIVRIVVVGVAMYVALITFLRLSGSRTLSDMNAFDFIVTVAIGSVFGRALTARRVALAEALAAFALLIALQYIVTWVQVRWPGVQRGVTNPPALVYFQDDFVEGELRSERVTKSEIHAAVRKKGFADTSEVDAVVLESSGEFSVIESADRVPTLGERFDDLPPERQ
- a CDS encoding succinylglutamate desuccinylase/aspartoacylase family protein, with translation MTDEYVPPEVTVAGPGEPEVAVVGGIHGDEPSGVRAVERLREADLDLQRGVAFVVANPAAVAADRRFLDSDLNRVFPGDPDGDREHRLADELCDVLDSLVTLSIHGTHSCPEPFALVHRSQPAEYELASKLPVRHVVDHSGVNEGTVTSCGCVVEIEVGIQGTDAAAAAAERQALAFLRRVGALPGSPPRSSPRFYHMTGAVPKPIGADAELYVENFELVPRGTVFARVDDEDLVAEDDFYPVLMSECGYADIFGYEARKLGDSLREIEASWLAEA
- a CDS encoding mechanosensitive ion channel domain-containing protein: MFGDVLAVASTPVTTTSEVGPDELVDVWPLAVHVAWFLAGFLVTAALGWFVVEPLIGRVVRHRNQNNPTIQDALQRYVRLVVFLVAGVVGASLAGYGDALGDSALVVAAGTLAIGIAAQSVIGSLVSGLVLVLDPEFSVGDYIEWGDYEGVVRSIQLRATRIETVDGELVTVPNTQLTSDAIVRPYGRAEQRIVERVEIDYDDDVDEAVRHVAAAAAGLDSVLDSPAPSAYVDNLAEGVVVIRVHYWLERPRPGDVLDARSAFSRAVKSRLEDAGITISPAPEYDLRGRFTVDGPE
- a CDS encoding PHP domain-containing protein, with product MTGNDGGSSRAFDVDLHAHTRFFHSWEGEPTAYDPIGAELLGVASRRRGIDGVALTNHDYYADVGRTSGRPLFIPGIEVSTTQGHVLVVGPDPPSRTRPRELTPGEVVDVAHAADCAAIVPHPYRHGSVHESGVDFDAVEVSGKHPGNLQQIRDLGERLGLPVVAGSDAHFPFEAGRAYTRIHADALTPESVVDAIRDGRVEPRIRDGQFQRVLQRAYGYIHKFKRRYPVRT
- a CDS encoding YegS/Rv2252/BmrU family lipid kinase; amino-acid sequence: MSADSPETVVIVNPNSGDGQHVEDVRNHANQLGYALRETASAGDAVEFARDAASAGASTVVAAGGDGTVNEVLRGIDDADALDSVTFAVVPVGTGNSFAKHIGVTGIDEAFDAVELGERRRIDIARTDEHLFVNSCIAGLTAESSGDTSDDLKRRLGVLAYVVTTLRSVAEFDSLPLAVDVYENGRESTAWAGDAMLVLVGNTRRFVTGGETPANAEDGLLDLTVVEDVGKLDLMGDAVAGKLFGRDSEHVERFQAPALEVTLRDPEVTRFSLDGEIVQRRSLSMHADPGVLEVAVGDGYEPAPRGP
- a CDS encoding helix-turn-helix domain-containing protein, which encodes MTSIVEVAVPAEELALSDTLDTIPGIRVDVMRTVTTEPDDVMPVLAFEGGDDDIGPVLRADDTIADVTPLATLENECVYRVEWTEETADRLRELFWNHGTTLRTQAFDGEWSFRVLFAERDAMGDWYENCRDCGVPVEIESIYDPTVAVRSRQYGLSQKQYVTLETALQRGFYDIPRGVTLEELADEFDVTHQALSERLSRAHRAMISNVVSADFPLAEVN
- a CDS encoding glutamate--cysteine ligase, which produces MTLTTGVELELWVVDQYGNLSDGRHVADAHDRIEPEFVPPLLEAQTEPRASEAALRRDLQEVLRAAIRKAEIRDQHLVPLGTPLTAAAADADTERGRLFERIYGDGVRSAKNCAGTHVHFEKGDPLEQLNLLTAVDPALALVSTSPYYCGEGVRSSARAHAYRRKCGADFHEFCELWKYADSLGEWRRRVDDAYESFKALAAERGVSPGTVEEHFEPEDTVLNPVRLRECQPTVEWRAPDAALPSEVLQLATDVRRLVEETEDKPVEVGAPGVYDDHIGVPEYPTLCGLSRAAINFGLEPTPVREYLDRLGFDSSAYDPLSPKIAGPKQVSESEARRIRLEQATRFETDVATLTRPEASPRTTPNEEV
- a CDS encoding DUF1328 family protein encodes the protein MDAGITTLLGQFTPLQFGGDLIGLAILFLVLALVAAVLGARGIAGLSMSIAKWLVIIFVVLAIVTFFL
- a CDS encoding ferritin-like domain-containing protein, yielding MTNEEVTRLLRKAYGDEIETVMNYLSNSIALDGVRAEEIKESLQADIQEELGHAEELGERLKQFDQLPPGSMAFEAHQESLQPPEDTTDVPSVIDGVIEAEEDAIETYRELIDAAEDANDPVTEDLAVTILGDEEAHRAEFRGFRKEYSQD
- a CDS encoding potassium channel family protein; this translates as MNLAFLVVGVVVLVVTLVDMLWTALWVDGGAGPLSARLSTAAWHALRTVGDGDSRSLSLAGPLILVLTLVVWVGLIWVGWTLVFGGAESALVYSRGDSPVTWANRSYFVAYSMFTMGNGDYYPSTALWEFAASLTTATGMLSVTMAVSYVLSVLSAVVEKRSFASSVSGLGEDGEDVVETGWGDDGFRPLELPVNSLASDLDTLAAQHKAYPILHYYHSDEASKSSPMAVAVFDEALTLLRFGVPEDDRLNEALVESGRSAAKNYTETLDNAFIEPAEEAPKPPDLDRLRRAGIPTVDDGEFAAAVDDLGERRRTLLGAVRADAWYWPPVNNE
- a CDS encoding formate/nitrite transporter family protein → MASAPDPAEIFDRSVDEGERRLTQSTGELAATSFIAGFTVVVGIAALGVTHAMVDGEVARIAGALAFAPALVFLVVGRTELFNENFFDPTAAAVDSDDGWLVRPLLRLWVFTFVFNFIGGALLAAFVAIEGALPAGSAEALATVGAEIAHREAHGVFGSAVLGGTIVAMLSFLLQAVDSSGSRIALSFMVGFLLALGPFDHVVVTGLHLLFGMLFGAAIGYGELVTTTAVSLAGNVVGGLGLVTVSHVEQVRGARDSEL
- a CDS encoding rubredoxin-like domain-containing protein gives rise to the protein MENPDSDAPETVSMETGDTVYDTRGHIIGMISEFTDEGFTVEFIDAGPTVEEDEQTGEPENHGDEDEEDIPGKEFGEGYLMWRCEDCGEMGELEDSIPEECPNCGAPKEHIHQAQED